In the genome of Bacillus thuringiensis, the window AATTTTTCCATTGTTGGTGCATATGGCATTGCTGGAACGTCTGGACCTGCAAGACGTGCGATTGGCGCATCTAGATCAAATAGACAGTTTTCAGCAATAATTGCTGCCACTTCACTCATAATGCTTCCTTCTTTATTGTCTTCTGTTACAAGAAGAACTTTACCTGTTTTAGAAGCCGCTTCAATGATTGCTTCTTTATCTAATGGATATACAGTACGTAAATCAAGAATGTGTGCAGAGATGCCATCTTGTGCTAACTTTTCAGCTGCTTGAAGAGCAAAATGAACACATAATCCGTACGTGATAACTGTAATATCATCACCTTCACGTTTTACATCTGCTTTTCCGATTGGTAATACGTAGTCATCCTCTGGCACTTCACCTTTAATTAAACGATATGCACGTTTATGTTCGAAGAATAATACTGGATCTTCATCACGAATGGCTGCTTTTAATAAGCCTTTTGCATCATATGGTGTAGAAGGGATAACGATTTTTAAACCTGGTTGGTTTGCAAACATCGCTTCTACAGATTGTGAATGATACAATGCACCGTGAACACCCCCACCAAATGGTGCACGGATTGTAACTGGACAAGTCCAATCATTATTAGAACGATAACGAATTTTTGCTGCCTCAGAAACAATTTGGTTTACTGCTGGCATGATGAAATCAGCAAACTGCATTTCAGCGATTGGACGCATACCATACATTGCTGCACCAATTGCTACCCCAGCAATTGCAGATTCTGCAAGCGGTGCATCAAGCGCACGATCTTCACCAAATTGATCATACAAACCGTGTGTCGCTTTAAATACGCCACCTTTTTTACCAACATCTTCTCCTAAAACGAATACTTTTTCATCGCGTTCCATTTCTTCGCGCATTGCTAATGTAATAGCATCAATATAAGACATTACAGCCATGAAACGTTCCCCCCTATTCTGCGTATACGTGCTTCAATGCATCTTCAGGTGCTGCATACGGAGCATTTTCTGCATATTCTGTTGCTTCATTTACGATATGCATAATTTCGTCTAACATTTGTTTTTCCGATTCCTCAGTTAACACACCAGCTTCTTTTAAATAAGCCGCGAATGTTATAATTGAATCTTTTTTCTTTGCTTCTTCTACTTCTTCTTTATCACGATAAACACGATCATCATCGTCACTAGAATGTGCTGTTAAACGATATGATACTGTTTCAATTAAAGTTGGGCCTTCACCACGACGACCGCGATCTGCTGCTTCTTTTACAGCTTTATATACTGCAAGCGGATCGTTTCCGTCTATTGTATATCCAGGCATACCATAACCAATTGCACGATCTGATACGTTTTTACATGCTAATTGTTTTTCAACCGGAATAGAGATTGCATATTTGTTATTTTCACACATAAAAATAACAGGTAGTTTGTGTACACCAGCAAAGTTTGCCCCTTCATGGAAGTCACCTTGGTTTGAAGAACCTTCTCCAAATGTAACGAACGTTACTAAATCTTTCTTCTCCATTTTTCCAGCTAGTGCAATACCAACTGCATGTGGTACTTGCGTTGTTACTGGAGATGAACCTGTAACAATACGATTTTTCTTTTGACCGAAGTGACCAGGCATTTGACGACCACCAGAGTTTGGATCTCCAGCTTTTGCGAAAGCAGACAACATAAGCTCTTTAGCTGTCATACCAAATGCTAGTACAACACCCATATCACGGTAGTATGGTAATGCATAATCTTTCTCTCTATCAAGAGCGAACGCCGCTCCAACTTGTGCAGCCTCTTGTCCTTGACAAGAAATTACGAATGGAATTTTTCCAGCACGGTTTAATAACCACATACGTTCGTCGATTTTACGTGCAAGTAACATCGTACGGAACATTTCTAATACTTGCTCATCACTTAAGCCAAGCTCTTCATGGCGCTTTTCTTTTACTTCTGCCATTTTTCATAACCTCCTAAATCCACATTTTTATGCGTGTAACGCTCTTCCATCTACAGCAAGTGCTGCTTCACCAATCGCCTCAGATAATGATGGATGCGGATGAATTGTATGTGCTACTTCCCAAGGTGTTGCATCAAGTACTCTTGCAAGACCAGCTTCAGAAATCATATCTGTTACATGTGGTCCAATCATATGAACACCAAGAATGTCATTTGTCTCTTCATCAACTACAAGTTTTACGAAACCATCTGATTCTCCGTATACAAGTGCTTTTCCGATTGCGCGGAATGAGAACTTACCTACTTTTAACTTATAGCCTTTTTCTTTCGCTTCTTGTTCTGTTAAACCGACAGAAGCAACTTCTGGACTGCTATATACGCATTTTGATACCATAGAGTAATCAATTGGTGTAACTTCTTTCCCTGCAATATGTTCTACTGCAGCAATCCCTTCATGAGAAGCAACGTGAGCAAGTTGCAAACCACCGATTACATCTCCAATTGCGTAAATATGCGATTCTTTCGTTTGATAAAACTCATTTGTTTGAATGTATCCTTTTTCCACAACGATATCTGTGTTCTCTAAGCCAATATTTTGTGTATTCGCTTGTCTTCCTACAGATACAAGCATTTTTTCAGCTTTAAATTCTTTATTCTCACCGTTATGTTCAGCTTGGATTGTTACTCCATTATCTTTTACCAATGTTTCTGGTAATACTTTTGCACCAGTTACCACTTTAATACCTTTTTTCTTGAATAGACGTTGCATTTCTTTTGAAACGTCCTGATCTTCTAGTGGTAATATCGTTTTCGCATACTCTAATACTGTAACTTCTACACCGAAGTCAGCAAGCATAGATGCCCACTCAATACCGATTACACCGCCACCAACGATAATAATCGAACTAGGAAGCGTTTCCATTTTTAGGGCATGATCTGAAGACATTACGTATTCTCCATCTAATTCTAAACCCGGTAATGAATTTGGACGAGAACCTGTTGCAACAAGTACATTTTTTGGAATTAACATTTCATTCTCTTCTCCACTTGCAAGTTCAACCGAAATTGTCCCTGGCATAGGAGAGAAAATAGACGGGCCAAGAATACGGCCAATACCTTCAAACACATCAATTTTACCTTGTTTCATTAAATGTTGAACGCCTTTATGAAGCTGCGTTACAATCTTCTCTTTACGTTCTTGTACTTTCGCAAAGTTTAGTTCTACATTGCTTGCGATAACTCCGAACTCCTCGCTTTTTTTAGCAGTTGCATATACTTCCGCACTACGTAAAAGAGCTTTACTAGGAATACATCCTTTGTGTAAACAAGTACCACCAAGATTTTCTTTTTCGACTAGTGCTGTTTTTAACCCTAATTGTGATGCACGAATTGCAGCAACATATCCACCAGTACCGCCGCCAACGATGACTAAATCATATTCTTTTGCCATTATCTCAACCCCTAGCTACCGTTTCTTTTTCACGTACAACGTATTCTTTTGGAGCTTCTTCTTCACGTAATACACGAAGTGCTCCTTCTGCTAACGCTTCTAACTCATCTTCGCCTGGATGTACGATAACATCTGCAATCCAGTCCACTCGTTCTTTAATTTCATCGACAAGAATTTTACTGTATGCCAGTCCACCAGTTAATACGATTGCATCGATTTTCCCGTGAAGTACAGCGCTAGCTCCGCCAATCTCTTTTGCAACTTGATATGCCATTGCTTTATAAATAAGAGTTGCTTCAGGATCACCTTTTTCAACCATTTGCTCTACTTTAATCGCATCATTTGTACCGATTAAACTTACAAGTCCACCTTGTCCGACAAGTTTTTTAATCATTTCATCACGGTAATACTCACCAGAGAAACACATTTCTACTAGTTGCCCTACTGGTACTGTACCAGCGCGCTCTGGACTAAATGGTCCTTCTCCGTTTAAACCGTTATTCACATCGATTACTCTTCCTTTTTTATGAGCACCAACTGTAATACCGCCACCCATATGTGTAACTAATAAATTTAAATCCTCGTATTTGTGATTTAACTGTTCAGCTACTTTACGAGCAACTGCTTTTTGATTTAATGCATGGAAGATACTTTTGCGTTCCATACCAGCAATGCCACTTATACGAGCAACCGGCTCCATCTCATCTACAACGACAGGATCTACAATGAATGCAGGAATGTTTAATCCAGAAGCAATTTCATATGCCAAAATGCCTCCAAGGTTTGAAGCGTGATGACCGCTAAAGCCATTTTTTAAATCTTCTAACATCGCATCGTTTACTGTATACGTACCGCCTTCGATTGGACGAAGTAATCCACCACGTCCACAAACAGCGTTTAATTTTGAAATGTTAATACCATGAGAATGTAGAACTTCTAAAATCGTTTCTTTTCGAAACTCATATTGGTCGATAATTCGCTTATATTTTCCAATCTGTTCTACGTCATGACGAATCGTTTCTTCTAGAACGGGTCTTTCATTATCAAAAACACCAATTTTTGTGGATGTACTACCTGGGTTAATAACAAGAATTCGATTTACAGACAATGTTGCTACCTCCACTAATAAATTCAAAAGGAAGTGGAAACCTCATA includes:
- the lpdA gene encoding dihydrolipoyl dehydrogenase, with the protein product MAKEYDLVIVGGGTGGYVAAIRASQLGLKTALVEKENLGGTCLHKGCIPSKALLRSAEVYATAKKSEEFGVIASNVELNFAKVQERKEKIVTQLHKGVQHLMKQGKIDVFEGIGRILGPSIFSPMPGTISVELASGEENEMLIPKNVLVATGSRPNSLPGLELDGEYVMSSDHALKMETLPSSIIIVGGGVIGIEWASMLADFGVEVTVLEYAKTILPLEDQDVSKEMQRLFKKKGIKVVTGAKVLPETLVKDNGVTIQAEHNGENKEFKAEKMLVSVGRQANTQNIGLENTDIVVEKGYIQTNEFYQTKESHIYAIGDVIGGLQLAHVASHEGIAAVEHIAGKEVTPIDYSMVSKCVYSSPEVASVGLTEQEAKEKGYKLKVGKFSFRAIGKALVYGESDGFVKLVVDEETNDILGVHMIGPHVTDMISEAGLARVLDATPWEVAHTIHPHPSLSEAIGEAALAVDGRALHA
- the buk gene encoding butyrate kinase — its product is MSVNRILVINPGSTSTKIGVFDNERPVLEETIRHDVEQIGKYKRIIDQYEFRKETILEVLHSHGINISKLNAVCGRGGLLRPIEGGTYTVNDAMLEDLKNGFSGHHASNLGGILAYEIASGLNIPAFIVDPVVVDEMEPVARISGIAGMERKSIFHALNQKAVARKVAEQLNHKYEDLNLLVTHMGGGITVGAHKKGRVIDVNNGLNGEGPFSPERAGTVPVGQLVEMCFSGEYYRDEMIKKLVGQGGLVSLIGTNDAIKVEQMVEKGDPEATLIYKAMAYQVAKEIGGASAVLHGKIDAIVLTGGLAYSKILVDEIKERVDWIADVIVHPGEDELEALAEGALRVLREEEAPKEYVVREKETVARG
- the bfmBAB gene encoding 3-methyl-2-oxobutanoate dehydrogenase subunit beta; the protein is MAVMSYIDAITLAMREEMERDEKVFVLGEDVGKKGGVFKATHGLYDQFGEDRALDAPLAESAIAGVAIGAAMYGMRPIAEMQFADFIMPAVNQIVSEAAKIRYRSNNDWTCPVTIRAPFGGGVHGALYHSQSVEAMFANQPGLKIVIPSTPYDAKGLLKAAIRDEDPVLFFEHKRAYRLIKGEVPEDDYVLPIGKADVKREGDDITVITYGLCVHFALQAAEKLAQDGISAHILDLRTVYPLDKEAIIEAASKTGKVLLVTEDNKEGSIMSEVAAIIAENCLFDLDAPIARLAGPDVPAMPYAPTMEKFFMVNPDKVEKAMRELAEF
- the bfmBAA gene encoding 3-methyl-2-oxobutanoate dehydrogenase subunit alpha translates to MAEVKEKRHEELGLSDEQVLEMFRTMLLARKIDERMWLLNRAGKIPFVISCQGQEAAQVGAAFALDREKDYALPYYRDMGVVLAFGMTAKELMLSAFAKAGDPNSGGRQMPGHFGQKKNRIVTGSSPVTTQVPHAVGIALAGKMEKKDLVTFVTFGEGSSNQGDFHEGANFAGVHKLPVIFMCENNKYAISIPVEKQLACKNVSDRAIGYGMPGYTIDGNDPLAVYKAVKEAADRGRRGEGPTLIETVSYRLTAHSSDDDDRVYRDKEEVEEAKKKDSIITFAAYLKEAGVLTEESEKQMLDEIMHIVNEATEYAENAPYAAPEDALKHVYAE